In Verrucomicrobiota bacterium, a single genomic region encodes these proteins:
- a CDS encoding transposase, with the protein LSEGLNSRIQAIKSSARGFHHFHSYRTRILFFLGKLDLSPIKI; encoded by the coding sequence CTGAGCGAAGGCCTCAACAGCCGCATCCAAGCCATCAAATCCTCAGCCAGAGGCTTCCACCACTTCCACTCCTACAGAACCCGCATCCTCTTCTTCCTCGGCAAACTCGACCTATCACCCATTAAAATTTGA